From one Excalfactoria chinensis isolate bCotChi1 chromosome 9, bCotChi1.hap2, whole genome shotgun sequence genomic stretch:
- the ATP13A5 gene encoding probable cation-transporting ATPase 13A5 isoform X2: MEEKIWKDHYVLLNKDEENELEAFGYKTQCCRKALCIAGYILSCGALLLLFYWKPEWDVWANCVPCSLEEADVILLRTTDEFQKYTRKKVTWIDLSTLTQPIGSNSECPLVADKDSVINRAIMKPQLKMRCIQVQKIHYIWDFSVKEFRKVGSLEDSNTCHSIHHKFGAGLTGEERKIRQLVCGPNAIEVEIRPIWKLLFKEILNPFYVFQAFTLTLWLSQGYIEYTVAIIVLSIISVGLTVYDLRQQSTKLHDLVEEHNKVQVTVCTKNEGFKELESRYLVPGDVFLLDGKNLSLPCDAVLIDGSCIVNEGMLTGESIPVMKTPLPLTESPEPWKTHSMEDYRRHVLFCGTEVIQAKSSGRGPARAVVLQTGFNTAKGDLVRSILYPRPLNFQLYRDAFKFIVGLSAIGVLGSIYTICVFTYHKKPVADVVSMALLLLTAAVPPAIPAALTTGTVYAQRRLKKKKIFCITPQRINICGQINLVCFDKTGTLTEDGLDLWGVLPSEGSRFQKIHKFPSSTPLPWGPVCGAMASCHSLVVLNKKIQGDPLDLKMFEGTHWEIEESSTAQDRAGAIDACIVRPGPNASSAPVEGIAILHQFPFSSGLQRMSVISRKIGEEQYDLYMKGAPETVSSFCRQETVPSDFLEELKTYTSRGFRVIALAHKVLSLPEDVDVSNLEREEAESGLEFLGLLVMENRLKPETKPVLRELAAARIRSIMVTGDNLQTAVTVARSADMIHEASKVIIIEASEPEGSTPASIAWRLAEDSKASAAASSEMCANTQEKITLEGESSNYHFAMNGKSYQVLVKHFYSLLPKILLNTTVFARMSPGQKSSLVEELQKLDYCVGMCGDGANDCGALKMAHAGISLSEQEASVASPFTSQLPNIQCVPELIREGRAALVASFAVVKYLTLYGLIQFVGTTLLFWQLQIFGNYQYLIQDMVITLLVCLTMSLTEAYPKLAPYRPPGQLISPPLLLSVILNVCFTIAMQTCGFLLVKKQPWYVALASWRHCSLGNQTLPLTSPGGNSTSSSAQSMVLSYEGTTLWPLSSINCIIVAFVFSKGKPFRKPIYTNYVFSVLLALQLAICLFLFLADMDAVYSSMQFLCTPVIWRVYVLLMLLVTFCVSFFTEDVLLQNKHLWMLIKDCVGYQSKSQYRKWQRILQRDPNWPPVNTKDFAARSTAEVYINPSYEHRD; this comes from the exons ATGGAGGAAAAGATTTGGAAGGATCATTATGTGCTCCTCAACaaggatgaagaaaatgagCTG GAGGCTTTTGGCTACAAAACCCAGTGCTGTCGGAAGGCCCTGTGCATTGCTGGGTACATCCTGTCCTgcggggctctgctgctgctgttctactggAAACCAGAATGGGATGTGTGGGCAAACTGTGTCCCCTGCAGCTTGGAAGAAGCAGATGTCATCCTACTCAGAACAACT GATGAGTTTCAGAAATACACCCGGAAGAAGGTGACCTGGATTGATTTGTCCACTTTGACACAACCCATTGGTAGTAATTCAGAATGTCCTCTTGTAGCTGATAAAGACTCTGTTATAAACAGAGCCATAATGAAGCCACAGTTAAAG ATGAGATGTATCCAGGTACAGAAAATCCATTACATTTGGGACTTTTCTGTAAAAGAGTTCAGGAAAGTTGG ATCACTGGAAGACAGCAACACGTGTCACAGCATACACCACAAATTTGGAGCTGGCCTGACAGGGGAAGAACGGAAAATCAG GCAGCTGGTATGTGGGCCTAATGCCATTGAGGTTGAAATCCGTCCCATTTGGAAGTTACTTTTCAAAGAG ATTTTAAACCCCTTCTATGTGTTCCAAGCCTTCACTCTCACACTATGGCTGAGCCAAGGCTACATTGAATACACAGTGGCAATCATAGTCCTGTCAATCATTTCTGTTGGCCTAACCGTGTATGACCTCAGACAG CAGTCTACCAAGCTGCATGACCTCGTTGAGGAGCATAACAAAGTCCAGGTTACAGTCTGCACAAAGAACGAAG GTTTCAAAGAACTGGAGTCCCGTTATTTAGTCCCAggagatgtttttcttttagatggAAAAAACCTCTCTCTCCCATGTGATGCTGTCCTGATTGATGGAAGTTGCATTGTGAATGAAGGGATGCTCACAG GTGAAAGCATTCCAGTTATGAAGACCCCGTTGCCTCTCACGGAGAGCCCAGAGCCCTGGAAAACCCACAGCATGGAGGACTATCGGAGACATGTCCTCTTCTGTGGGACAGAAGTCATCCAGGCAAAATCATCTGGCAGAGGGCCGGCACGGGCCGTGGTGCTGCAAACTG GGTTCAATACTGCTAAAGGTGACTTGGTGAGATCCATCCTCTATCCCAGACCTCTGAACTTCCAGCTCTATAGGGATGCCTTCAAGTTCATTGTAGGCCTCTCCGCCATTGGCGTGTTGGGATCGATTTACACCATCTGTGTGTTCACATACCACAAA AAGCCAGTGGCAGACGTTGTGTCCAtggccctcctcctcctcaccgcGGCTGTGCCTCCTgccatccctgctgccctgACCACAGGCACCGTTTATGCCCAAAGGaggctgaagaaaaagaagattttctGCATCACTCCACAGAGGATTAATATCTGCGGGCAAATCAACCTCGTCTGCTTTGACAAA ACGGGCACACTGACAGAAGATGGACTGGACCTGTGGGGCGTCCTCCCTTCTGAGGGAAGCCG ctttcagaaaatcCACAAGTTTCCATCCAGCACTCCTCTGCCCTGGGGACCGGTATGCGGAGCCATGGCAAGCTGCCACTCCCTGGTGGTTCTGAATAAGAAGATTCAAGGAGACCCACTAGACCTGAAAATGTTTGAGGGCACACACTGG GAGATAGAAGAatccagcacagctcaggatAGAGCTGGTGCTATTGATGCCTGCATCGTTAGACCGGGGCCAAATGCCAGCAGC GCCCCTGTGGAAGGAATTGCAATCCTACATCAATTCCCATTTTCCTCTGGGCTGCAGAGGATGTCTGTTATTTCAAGGAAGATTGGAGAGGAGCAGTACGACCTGTACATGAAAGGAGCACCAGAAACAGTGTCCAGCTTTTGCAGACAAGAAACAG TTCCATCTGATTTCTTGGAGGAGCTTAAGACATACACAAGCCGTGGCTTCAGAGTCATCGCCCTGGCTCATAAAGTGCTGAGCCTCCCAGAGGATGTAGATGTGAGCAACCTGGAGAG AGAGGAAGCAGAGTCTGGGCTGGAGTTTCTGGGCCTCCTGGTGATGGAGAACCGTCTGAAGCCAGAGACAAAGCctgtgctgagagagctggctgctgcccGCATCAGGAGCATCATGGTCACAG GGGACAACCTTCAGACAGCAGTCACAGTGGCCAGGAGTGCGGATATGATTCATGAGGCCAGCAAAGTTATCATCATTGAAGCCAGTGAACCAGAGGGCTCCACTCCAGCTTCCATTGCCTGGCGACTGGCAGAAGACAGCAAAGCAAGTGCAGCTGCTTCCAGT GAGATGTGTGCCAACACCCAGGAAAAGATCACCTTGGAAGGAGAAAGCTCCAACTACCATTTTGCAATGAATGGGAAGTCCTACCAGGTTCTCGTAAAGCACTTCTACAGCTTGCTGCCGAAA ATACTGCTGAACACGACTGTCTTTGCTAGGATGTCTCCTGGCCAGAAATCCAGCCTCGTGGAAGAGCTTCAGAAACTTGA TTACTGCGTGGGTATGTGTGGTGATGGAGCCAACGACTGCGGG GCTCTGAAGATGGCCCATGCAGGGATATCACTGTCTGAGCAGGAAGCATCGGTGGCCTCACCTTTCACCTCACAGCTCCCCAACATCCAGTGTGTGCCGGAGCTGATCAG GGAAGGTAGAGCTGCTTTGGTGGCTTCCTTTGCTGTGGTTAAATACCTGACCCTGTATGGCCTGATACAATTTGTTGGCACCACTCTGCTGTTCTGG caaCTGCAAATCTTTGGGAATTACCAGTATTTGATTCAAGACATGGTCATTACTCTCCTGGTCTGCCTAACAA TGAGTCTGACCGAAGCGTACCCAAAGCTGGCACCCTACCGCCCTCCTGGCCAGCTCATCTCCCCccctttgctgctttctgttatCCTCAATGTTTGCTTTACCATAGCCATGCAGACCTGTGGCTTCCTCCTGGTGAAGAAGCAGCCCTGGTATGTAGCGCTGGCCAGCTGGAG ACACTGCTCACTCGGGAACCAGACCTTGCCCCTCACCAGCCCAGGGGGAAACAGTACCAGCAGCAGCGCCCAGAGCATGGTCCTCAGCTATGAAGGCACAACGTTGTGGCCACTGTCCTCCATCAACTGCATCATTGTGGCCTTTGTCTTTTCCAAGGGAAAGCCCTTCCGCAAGCCCATCTACACCAACT ATGTATTTTCAGTGCTCCTAGCCCTCCAGCTCGCCAtctgcctcttcctcttccttgcCGACATGGATGCTGTGTACAGCAGCATGCAG TTTCTTTGCACTCCTGTGATCTGGAGAGTTTATGTCCTGCTGATGCTCCTGGTCACCTTCTGCGTTTCTTTTTTTACAGAG GATGTTCTCCTACAGAACAAGCACCTCTGGATGCTGATTAAAGACTGCGTTGGGTATCAGTCAAAAAGCCAGTACCGAAAGTGGCAGCGGATATTGCAGAGGGATCCAAACTGGCCTCCTGTAAACACCAAGGACTTTGCAGCAAGAAGCACAGCTGAGGTTTATATTAACCCCAGCTACGAGCACAGGGACTAG
- the ATP13A5 gene encoding probable cation-transporting ATPase 13A5 isoform X1 produces the protein MEEKIWKDHYVLLNKDEENELEAFGYKTQCCRKALCIAGYILSCGALLLLFYWKPEWDVWANCVPCSLEEADVILLRTTMRCIQVQKIHYIWDFSVKEFRKVGSLEDSNTCHSIHHKFGAGLTGEERKIRQLVCGPNAIEVEIRPIWKLLFKEILNPFYVFQAFTLTLWLSQGYIEYTVAIIVLSIISVGLTVYDLRQQSTKLHDLVEEHNKVQVTVCTKNEGFKELESRYLVPGDVFLLDGKNLSLPCDAVLIDGSCIVNEGMLTGESIPVMKTPLPLTESPEPWKTHSMEDYRRHVLFCGTEVIQAKSSGRGPARAVVLQTGFNTAKGDLVRSILYPRPLNFQLYRDAFKFIVGLSAIGVLGSIYTICVFTYHKKPVADVVSMALLLLTAAVPPAIPAALTTGTVYAQRRLKKKKIFCITPQRINICGQINLVCFDKTGTLTEDGLDLWGVLPSEGSRFQKIHKFPSSTPLPWGPVCGAMASCHSLVVLNKKIQGDPLDLKMFEGTHWEIEESSTAQDRAGAIDACIVRPGPNASSAPVEGIAILHQFPFSSGLQRMSVISRKIGEEQYDLYMKGAPETVSSFCRQETVPSDFLEELKTYTSRGFRVIALAHKVLSLPEDVDVSNLEREEAESGLEFLGLLVMENRLKPETKPVLRELAAARIRSIMVTGDNLQTAVTVARSADMIHEASKVIIIEASEPEGSTPASIAWRLAEDSKASAAASSEMCANTQEKITLEGESSNYHFAMNGKSYQVLVKHFYSLLPKILLNTTVFARMSPGQKSSLVEELQKLDYCVGMCGDGANDCGALKMAHAGISLSEQEASVASPFTSQLPNIQCVPELIREGRAALVASFAVVKYLTLYGLIQFVGTTLLFWQLQIFGNYQYLIQDMVITLLVCLTMSLTEAYPKLAPYRPPGQLISPPLLLSVILNVCFTIAMQTCGFLLVKKQPWYVALASWRHCSLGNQTLPLTSPGGNSTSSSAQSMVLSYEGTTLWPLSSINCIIVAFVFSKGKPFRKPIYTNYVFSVLLALQLAICLFLFLADMDAVYSSMQFLCTPVIWRVYVLLMLLVTFCVSFFTEDVLLQNKHLWMLIKDCVGYQSKSQYRKWQRILQRDPNWPPVNTKDFAARSTAEVYINPSYEHRD, from the exons ATGGAGGAAAAGATTTGGAAGGATCATTATGTGCTCCTCAACaaggatgaagaaaatgagCTG GAGGCTTTTGGCTACAAAACCCAGTGCTGTCGGAAGGCCCTGTGCATTGCTGGGTACATCCTGTCCTgcggggctctgctgctgctgttctactggAAACCAGAATGGGATGTGTGGGCAAACTGTGTCCCCTGCAGCTTGGAAGAAGCAGATGTCATCCTACTCAGAACAACT ATGAGATGTATCCAGGTACAGAAAATCCATTACATTTGGGACTTTTCTGTAAAAGAGTTCAGGAAAGTTGG ATCACTGGAAGACAGCAACACGTGTCACAGCATACACCACAAATTTGGAGCTGGCCTGACAGGGGAAGAACGGAAAATCAG GCAGCTGGTATGTGGGCCTAATGCCATTGAGGTTGAAATCCGTCCCATTTGGAAGTTACTTTTCAAAGAG ATTTTAAACCCCTTCTATGTGTTCCAAGCCTTCACTCTCACACTATGGCTGAGCCAAGGCTACATTGAATACACAGTGGCAATCATAGTCCTGTCAATCATTTCTGTTGGCCTAACCGTGTATGACCTCAGACAG CAGTCTACCAAGCTGCATGACCTCGTTGAGGAGCATAACAAAGTCCAGGTTACAGTCTGCACAAAGAACGAAG GTTTCAAAGAACTGGAGTCCCGTTATTTAGTCCCAggagatgtttttcttttagatggAAAAAACCTCTCTCTCCCATGTGATGCTGTCCTGATTGATGGAAGTTGCATTGTGAATGAAGGGATGCTCACAG GTGAAAGCATTCCAGTTATGAAGACCCCGTTGCCTCTCACGGAGAGCCCAGAGCCCTGGAAAACCCACAGCATGGAGGACTATCGGAGACATGTCCTCTTCTGTGGGACAGAAGTCATCCAGGCAAAATCATCTGGCAGAGGGCCGGCACGGGCCGTGGTGCTGCAAACTG GGTTCAATACTGCTAAAGGTGACTTGGTGAGATCCATCCTCTATCCCAGACCTCTGAACTTCCAGCTCTATAGGGATGCCTTCAAGTTCATTGTAGGCCTCTCCGCCATTGGCGTGTTGGGATCGATTTACACCATCTGTGTGTTCACATACCACAAA AAGCCAGTGGCAGACGTTGTGTCCAtggccctcctcctcctcaccgcGGCTGTGCCTCCTgccatccctgctgccctgACCACAGGCACCGTTTATGCCCAAAGGaggctgaagaaaaagaagattttctGCATCACTCCACAGAGGATTAATATCTGCGGGCAAATCAACCTCGTCTGCTTTGACAAA ACGGGCACACTGACAGAAGATGGACTGGACCTGTGGGGCGTCCTCCCTTCTGAGGGAAGCCG ctttcagaaaatcCACAAGTTTCCATCCAGCACTCCTCTGCCCTGGGGACCGGTATGCGGAGCCATGGCAAGCTGCCACTCCCTGGTGGTTCTGAATAAGAAGATTCAAGGAGACCCACTAGACCTGAAAATGTTTGAGGGCACACACTGG GAGATAGAAGAatccagcacagctcaggatAGAGCTGGTGCTATTGATGCCTGCATCGTTAGACCGGGGCCAAATGCCAGCAGC GCCCCTGTGGAAGGAATTGCAATCCTACATCAATTCCCATTTTCCTCTGGGCTGCAGAGGATGTCTGTTATTTCAAGGAAGATTGGAGAGGAGCAGTACGACCTGTACATGAAAGGAGCACCAGAAACAGTGTCCAGCTTTTGCAGACAAGAAACAG TTCCATCTGATTTCTTGGAGGAGCTTAAGACATACACAAGCCGTGGCTTCAGAGTCATCGCCCTGGCTCATAAAGTGCTGAGCCTCCCAGAGGATGTAGATGTGAGCAACCTGGAGAG AGAGGAAGCAGAGTCTGGGCTGGAGTTTCTGGGCCTCCTGGTGATGGAGAACCGTCTGAAGCCAGAGACAAAGCctgtgctgagagagctggctgctgcccGCATCAGGAGCATCATGGTCACAG GGGACAACCTTCAGACAGCAGTCACAGTGGCCAGGAGTGCGGATATGATTCATGAGGCCAGCAAAGTTATCATCATTGAAGCCAGTGAACCAGAGGGCTCCACTCCAGCTTCCATTGCCTGGCGACTGGCAGAAGACAGCAAAGCAAGTGCAGCTGCTTCCAGT GAGATGTGTGCCAACACCCAGGAAAAGATCACCTTGGAAGGAGAAAGCTCCAACTACCATTTTGCAATGAATGGGAAGTCCTACCAGGTTCTCGTAAAGCACTTCTACAGCTTGCTGCCGAAA ATACTGCTGAACACGACTGTCTTTGCTAGGATGTCTCCTGGCCAGAAATCCAGCCTCGTGGAAGAGCTTCAGAAACTTGA TTACTGCGTGGGTATGTGTGGTGATGGAGCCAACGACTGCGGG GCTCTGAAGATGGCCCATGCAGGGATATCACTGTCTGAGCAGGAAGCATCGGTGGCCTCACCTTTCACCTCACAGCTCCCCAACATCCAGTGTGTGCCGGAGCTGATCAG GGAAGGTAGAGCTGCTTTGGTGGCTTCCTTTGCTGTGGTTAAATACCTGACCCTGTATGGCCTGATACAATTTGTTGGCACCACTCTGCTGTTCTGG caaCTGCAAATCTTTGGGAATTACCAGTATTTGATTCAAGACATGGTCATTACTCTCCTGGTCTGCCTAACAA TGAGTCTGACCGAAGCGTACCCAAAGCTGGCACCCTACCGCCCTCCTGGCCAGCTCATCTCCCCccctttgctgctttctgttatCCTCAATGTTTGCTTTACCATAGCCATGCAGACCTGTGGCTTCCTCCTGGTGAAGAAGCAGCCCTGGTATGTAGCGCTGGCCAGCTGGAG ACACTGCTCACTCGGGAACCAGACCTTGCCCCTCACCAGCCCAGGGGGAAACAGTACCAGCAGCAGCGCCCAGAGCATGGTCCTCAGCTATGAAGGCACAACGTTGTGGCCACTGTCCTCCATCAACTGCATCATTGTGGCCTTTGTCTTTTCCAAGGGAAAGCCCTTCCGCAAGCCCATCTACACCAACT ATGTATTTTCAGTGCTCCTAGCCCTCCAGCTCGCCAtctgcctcttcctcttccttgcCGACATGGATGCTGTGTACAGCAGCATGCAG TTTCTTTGCACTCCTGTGATCTGGAGAGTTTATGTCCTGCTGATGCTCCTGGTCACCTTCTGCGTTTCTTTTTTTACAGAG GATGTTCTCCTACAGAACAAGCACCTCTGGATGCTGATTAAAGACTGCGTTGGGTATCAGTCAAAAAGCCAGTACCGAAAGTGGCAGCGGATATTGCAGAGGGATCCAAACTGGCCTCCTGTAAACACCAAGGACTTTGCAGCAAGAAGCACAGCTGAGGTTTATATTAACCCCAGCTACGAGCACAGGGACTAG